In Pseudomonadota bacterium, a genomic segment contains:
- a CDS encoding thioredoxin-dependent thiol peroxidase translates to MTDFLEPGTLAPDFELPSYGGATVRLSSLRGKPVVLYFYPKDDTPGCTREACAFRDRRADLEKAGAVVLGVSPDSVARHEKFRDKYSLDFALLADVDHAVAETYGAWREKNMYGKKSMGIQRSTYLIDAHGRIAHVWKKVSVDGHDAQVLGVLANLKG, encoded by the coding sequence ATGACCGACTTTCTCGAACCGGGCACCCTGGCCCCAGATTTCGAGCTGCCGTCGTACGGCGGCGCGACGGTGCGTCTCTCGAGCCTGCGGGGGAAGCCCGTGGTGCTGTACTTCTATCCCAAGGACGACACGCCGGGATGCACCCGTGAAGCCTGCGCCTTTCGCGATCGTCGCGCAGACCTCGAGAAGGCAGGCGCCGTCGTGCTCGGGGTGAGCCCCGACAGCGTTGCCCGACACGAGAAGTTCCGCGACAAGTACAGCCTCGACTTCGCGCTGCTCGCAGACGTTGACCACGCCGTCGCCGAGACGTATGGGGCCTGGCGTGAGAAGAACATGTACGGCAAGAAGTCGATGGGCATTCAGCGCAGCACCTACCTCATCGATGCGCACGGGCGTATCGCGCACGTCTGGAAGAAGGTCTCGGTCGACGGGCACGATGCGCAGGTGCTGGGTGTTCTCGCCAACCTGAAAGGCTGA